A genomic window from Companilactobacillus alimentarius DSM 20249 includes:
- a CDS encoding MBL fold metallo-hydrolase: MPNDDSLKVSVLASSSSGNATYIETPKHHVLVDAGLSGKKIKEAMESIGKDINTVDSLFVTHEHTDHSKGVGILARRYNLNVYANEKTWEAMLPKIGKVPEDEINVFEHNKIMSLDDLDIESFAVSHDAADPQFYKFYHNGKEFVILTDTGYVSDRVQKTIENADGYLLECNHDVEMLREGFYPWPLKQRILSEKGHLSNEDGAHTLMDVIGNNTKQIYLGHLSHENNTKKVARTEVTQVLEDHDFAVGHDFKIHDTDPAVADPLIAL; this comes from the coding sequence ATGCCCAATGATGATAGTTTGAAAGTTAGTGTACTTGCTAGCAGCAGTTCTGGCAATGCCACTTATATTGAGACACCTAAGCATCATGTGTTAGTTGATGCTGGATTGTCAGGTAAAAAAATTAAAGAGGCAATGGAGAGTATCGGTAAAGATATCAATACAGTCGATTCTTTGTTTGTAACGCATGAGCATACTGATCACAGTAAAGGTGTCGGTATTTTAGCTAGACGTTACAATCTAAACGTATATGCCAATGAAAAAACTTGGGAAGCTATGCTACCTAAGATTGGTAAAGTTCCAGAAGATGAGATAAATGTTTTTGAACATAATAAAATTATGTCCTTGGACGATTTAGATATTGAAAGTTTTGCCGTTTCGCATGATGCGGCAGATCCACAATTTTACAAATTTTATCATAATGGCAAGGAGTTCGTGATTTTAACCGATACTGGTTATGTCTCTGATCGGGTTCAAAAGACAATTGAAAATGCCGATGGATATTTATTGGAATGTAACCACGATGTAGAAATGTTACGTGAAGGATTTTATCCTTGGCCTTTGAAACAGCGAATATTGAGTGAGAAGGGTCACTTGTCTAATGAAGACGGAGCCCATACTCTAATGGACGTGATCGGTAACAATACTAAACAGATTTACTTAGGTCATTTGAGCCATGAGAATAATACTAAAAAAGTGGCTCGGACTGAGGTTACACAAGTCTTAGAGGATCATGATTTTGCGGTTGGACATGACTTTAAAATTCACGATACGGACCCAGCTGTAGCTGATCCGCTGATTGCTTTGTAG
- a CDS encoding S1C family serine protease, which produces MNNDKNDKSESRVEESKRSSPKKSGNNSLLKIGIVAFISAALGVVIAFAGFTYFGVGNNSSESSSTGSAGTTQVSNTKVNTSSSMSGAYKKVNGAVVSVINLQKQKEQSSDGDISSIFGDLFGDDSGSSDSGSSEDSQSDSNSSDSSSDSNSSSSSSSNSSDLQEYSEGSGVIYAKQNGKGYIVTNNHVVSGSDSLEIILEDGTKVSAKLVGTDSTTDLAVLEIDGSKVPATVSFGNSDNVSPGDPVIAIGSPLGSEYATTVTQGIISATNRTVTTQDQNTGQATGEATVLQTDAAINPGNSGGPLVNAAGQIVGINSMKLASSTDGSSVEGMGFAIPSNEVVKIINQLVENGKVERPSLGIRVLDLDQITDDSQSSLKLPSNVTKGVVVYSTTSGSVAKAAGLKKYDVIVKLGNKKVTSVADLHTALYSHAIGDTVNVQYYRNGSLKTASVHLTKKTSD; this is translated from the coding sequence ATGAATAATGACAAAAACGACAAATCTGAATCAAGAGTAGAAGAAAGTAAGCGCAGTTCACCTAAGAAGTCGGGCAATAATTCTTTACTTAAGATAGGAATTGTAGCCTTTATTTCCGCCGCATTAGGCGTTGTAATAGCCTTTGCTGGTTTCACTTATTTCGGAGTAGGTAACAATTCTTCCGAGTCCTCATCGACGGGATCTGCGGGGACTACGCAAGTCAGCAATACGAAAGTTAATACGTCGAGTTCAATGTCGGGCGCATATAAAAAAGTTAATGGTGCAGTTGTTTCTGTAATCAATCTGCAAAAGCAAAAAGAACAATCGAGTGATGGGGATATCTCATCCATCTTCGGTGACCTCTTTGGCGACGACAGTGGCAGTAGCGATAGTGGTTCTTCGGAGGATTCACAGTCTGATAGCAATTCATCAGATTCAAGCTCCGATTCCAATTCAAGTTCGTCGAGTTCTTCTAACAGCAGTGATTTGCAAGAATATAGTGAAGGTTCTGGTGTGATTTATGCTAAACAAAATGGTAAGGGTTATATCGTAACGAATAACCATGTTGTTTCTGGCTCAGATTCATTGGAAATCATTTTGGAAGATGGTACAAAGGTTTCTGCTAAACTTGTCGGAACCGATTCAACGACTGACTTAGCTGTTTTGGAGATAGATGGCAGTAAAGTGCCTGCTACGGTATCATTTGGCAATTCTGACAACGTTTCTCCTGGTGACCCGGTAATTGCCATTGGTTCGCCATTAGGAAGCGAGTACGCTACGACAGTTACACAAGGTATCATTTCTGCTACAAATAGAACTGTGACGACTCAGGATCAAAATACTGGACAAGCTACAGGCGAAGCAACAGTTCTCCAAACTGATGCAGCTATCAATCCTGGTAACTCTGGTGGTCCATTAGTTAATGCTGCTGGACAAATTGTTGGTATCAATTCGATGAAATTAGCTTCAAGTACTGACGGTTCATCGGTTGAAGGAATGGGCTTTGCTATTCCAAGTAATGAAGTAGTGAAGATCATCAATCAATTAGTTGAAAATGGTAAAGTTGAGAGACCATCATTAGGCATTCGAGTCTTGGATCTTGACCAAATTACGGATGATTCACAATCTAGTTTGAAATTACCAAGTAATGTTACTAAGGGTGTAGTTGTCTATAGTACAACTAGTGGTTCGGTTGCTAAGGCAGCTGGATTGAAGAAGTATGATGTTATCGTCAAGTTAGGTAATAAGAAAGTAACCTCAGTTGCCGACTTGCATACCGCTTTGTACTCACACGCAATTGGTGATACTGTGAACGTTCAATATTATCGTAATGGTAGTTTGAAGACAGCAAGTGTACATCTAACTAAGAAAACTTCAGATT
- a CDS encoding two-component system regulatory protein YycI: protein MDFRRIEVIFLIVFFSLDIFLFLSFRNSQQLVSSTSTNISTVTEMRKRNISFGTLDTKGGNAYYLGSQPDDSLAQNVNKLRNQEVQYDEENHKITSSLNSSISVTTSDRQKVMDKFIKKESNVLFGKDYKYAPQLSTSSQMVYVGTGPLGEVYDKTNQLTFTIESGRVVSYTQTHVRSMIILHERQAIKSEKDVITNLYANSEIPNNSKISYANLAYTKLLVAKDSTIYIPVWFVTIKNKDSKVSSIKKVNAFTGNIIKNSTNGDSNYNAQ from the coding sequence ATGGACTTTAGAAGAATCGAAGTTATTTTCTTAATAGTTTTTTTCTCACTGGATATCTTTTTGTTCTTGTCCTTTCGAAACAGCCAACAGTTGGTCAGCAGCACTAGTACCAACATATCAACGGTTACCGAGATGCGAAAACGTAATATCAGTTTTGGTACGTTAGATACTAAGGGTGGAAATGCTTATTATTTAGGCTCGCAACCAGATGATTCTTTGGCTCAAAACGTTAATAAATTACGTAATCAAGAGGTTCAATATGATGAAGAGAATCATAAGATTACTAGTAGTTTGAATAGTTCAATTTCTGTTACCACATCTGATCGACAGAAAGTGATGGATAAGTTTATAAAGAAAGAATCTAATGTTTTATTTGGAAAAGATTACAAATATGCACCACAATTATCAACTAGTTCCCAAATGGTGTATGTTGGAACTGGACCTTTAGGCGAAGTGTATGATAAAACTAATCAATTGACCTTTACAATTGAGAGCGGTCGAGTAGTTAGTTATACTCAGACACATGTTAGATCAATGATTATTTTGCACGAAAGACAAGCAATTAAGAGTGAAAAAGACGTTATTACCAATCTTTATGCCAATTCTGAAATTCCCAATAATTCTAAAATTTCATATGCTAATTTAGCTTATACAAAATTGTTAGTTGCTAAGGATAGTACGATTTATATTCCAGTTTGGTTCGTAACAATTAAAAATAAAGATAGTAAAGTCAGTTCCATTAAGAAGGTTAATGCCTTTACGGGCAATATTATAAAGAATTCAACAAATGGAGATAGCAATTATAATGCCCAATGA
- the walK gene encoding cell wall metabolism sensor histidine kinase WalK produces the protein MKNRFALLHSINFKIGLSFILILIVTIEIIGAYFVRQLEDQNVANFENSVVVPAYTLNQISENLMDNDQHTRDNISNAIQDYSRVSTDITDVQVIDRSGIIVGAKDSEGNNIIGTQTLKDNIKQSIRTGKRITQIYYEKNNGSSYESISPVTSPDNSTVVGAIYVRASMESVYTGINNIILIFLTASLVAGLLGAIIAIFISRAITRPIDEMKQQAVRMAEGDYSGQVRVYSPDELGQLAMAVNDLSVKVEEATENSESERRRLDSVLTQMSDGVIATNRLGNITVINEMAQEFLEKDEDEAIGQPLVDVLGVKDRVSFDELLENPDPMVIETNDSSEDYDVNDDNSLILNADFSLIQRNSGFISGMVCVLHDVTEQQKIDSERRQFVSNVSHELRTPLTSISSYIDALNNGAWKDQKLAPQFLGVTAEETDRMIRMIKDLLSLSRMDQGRSKLDKELVNFNEFFSYILDRFDMMLKKEKTDAKENGSKIEKNYRIKRIFTSKDLWVEIDTDKMTQVMDNIINNAIKYSPDGGVITCRLLETNKHIIISISDEGLGIPRKDIKKVFERFYRVDKARSRKQGGTGLGLSISKEIVEQHKGRIWVNSAEGKGSTFYISLPFDPNETGGEWDEV, from the coding sequence TTGAAAAATAGATTTGCTTTGTTACATTCAATAAATTTCAAAATCGGATTATCTTTTATCCTGATTCTTATTGTCACAATTGAAATTATTGGGGCATATTTTGTGCGTCAACTGGAGGATCAAAATGTTGCTAATTTTGAAAACTCGGTTGTTGTACCAGCTTACACTTTGAATCAGATTTCAGAAAATCTGATGGATAATGATCAACATACACGAGATAATATTAGTAACGCGATTCAAGACTATTCAAGAGTCAGTACTGATATTACCGATGTTCAAGTAATAGATCGTAGTGGAATTATCGTTGGAGCCAAGGACTCTGAGGGAAACAATATTATTGGTACACAGACTTTGAAAGATAATATCAAACAAAGTATTCGAACTGGTAAACGAATCACTCAGATCTATTATGAAAAGAATAATGGAAGTTCTTACGAGTCCATCTCGCCAGTTACCTCGCCAGATAATAGTACCGTAGTAGGTGCAATTTATGTTCGAGCTAGTATGGAATCAGTTTATACTGGGATCAACAATATTATCCTAATTTTTTTAACCGCGTCACTAGTTGCAGGATTGTTGGGAGCGATAATTGCAATTTTCATTTCTCGAGCCATTACGCGACCGATTGATGAAATGAAGCAACAAGCTGTTCGAATGGCCGAAGGAGATTATTCTGGACAAGTTCGAGTTTATTCACCGGATGAATTGGGTCAATTAGCAATGGCTGTCAATGATTTATCTGTCAAAGTCGAAGAGGCTACTGAGAACTCAGAGTCAGAACGACGAAGGCTGGATAGCGTTTTGACACAAATGTCTGATGGCGTTATAGCGACGAATCGTTTGGGTAACATAACGGTAATCAACGAAATGGCACAAGAGTTTTTGGAAAAAGATGAAGATGAAGCTATTGGTCAACCACTAGTTGATGTCTTAGGAGTCAAGGATCGAGTTAGTTTTGATGAACTGTTAGAAAATCCTGATCCAATGGTCATTGAAACCAACGATTCCAGTGAAGATTATGACGTTAATGATGACAACTCTTTAATTTTAAACGCAGATTTCTCTTTGATTCAAAGGAACAGTGGCTTCATTAGTGGTATGGTTTGCGTTTTGCATGATGTCACGGAACAACAAAAAATTGATAGCGAACGTCGCCAGTTTGTTTCCAATGTTTCTCATGAATTGAGAACACCTTTGACAAGTATCAGTAGTTATATTGACGCTTTAAATAATGGTGCTTGGAAGGATCAAAAGCTTGCTCCACAATTCTTAGGCGTTACGGCCGAAGAAACAGATCGAATGATTCGAATGATCAAAGATCTTTTAAGCTTGTCTCGAATGGATCAAGGTCGTTCTAAGTTGGATAAGGAATTGGTCAATTTCAATGAATTCTTCTCTTATATTCTGGATCGTTTCGATATGATGCTTAAAAAAGAGAAGACTGATGCTAAAGAGAATGGTTCGAAGATTGAAAAGAATTATCGAATCAAACGAATCTTTACTAGCAAAGACTTGTGGGTTGAAATTGATACTGATAAAATGACGCAAGTTATGGATAACATAATCAATAACGCAATCAAGTATTCACCCGATGGTGGTGTGATTACTTGTCGATTATTGGAAACTAATAAACATATTATTATTAGTATTTCTGATGAAGGTCTTGGTATTCCAAGAAAGGATATCAAGAAAGTCTTCGAACGTTTCTACCGTGTTGATAAAGCACGCTCTAGAAAACAAGGCGGTACTGGTCTTGGATTATCTATCTCTAAGGAAATTGTTGAGCAACATAAAGGTAGAATCTGGGTAAACAGTGCTGAAGGTAAGGGATCAACATTCTATATCTCCTTACCATTTGACCCTAACGAGACAGGAGGAGAATGGGATGAAGTTTAG
- a CDS encoding YycH family regulatory protein — protein MKFSRLIIQVLLVIAVIMSIVLSFFIWTNTARYQRGRNIDVTSSTQANKNEIPINQVISPTSVIWHGDSGQNLIYNSNDNIALSIQKVMKDWKIDSPRLVSKKDGAYYQKIIQSKDVLQLVYPSSVSTSILGYLLNNNSLRNDKSYSFNRILINLKDKNDKNIYLANDSNYAVYKAPVRNATSAPITKLIKKANIKLKIRLNIMKHGVFTFFTNPVSLKTYSYVISSKEDGEYTTALFDSNTNGLVTSEDNGVYTYNYGESKRLVSDHNSGELSFEDYTDTSVPKTKLAFLQRGYQKVVNLQNSISNLRLYSANWGDKDLVFREYVEGFPIFKKSHFGSIRINFSRKGSTENFLNKVLEVPVPSDQAATKLKSTNDIFKGLEKVGYSPNDVQNIEVAYQWESETDNEKVVDLKPTYYIKIDGHWKPYSDWTNDTAEDK, from the coding sequence ATGAAGTTTAGTCGATTGATCATTCAGGTGTTATTAGTCATTGCCGTTATAATGAGTATCGTCCTGTCCTTCTTTATTTGGACCAATACGGCCCGCTATCAACGTGGTCGCAACATTGACGTTACATCATCAACACAGGCAAATAAGAATGAGATTCCTATTAACCAAGTAATTAGTCCTACTTCAGTCATTTGGCATGGCGATTCGGGACAGAATTTAATTTACAATAGCAATGATAATATTGCTTTAAGCATTCAAAAGGTCATGAAAGATTGGAAAATTGACAGTCCCAGATTAGTTTCTAAGAAAGATGGCGCTTACTATCAGAAAATCATTCAGTCAAAGGATGTTTTACAATTAGTGTATCCAAGTTCAGTTTCAACGAGTATTTTGGGTTATCTGTTAAACAATAATAGTTTGCGTAATGATAAATCATATTCTTTCAACCGGATTTTAATTAATTTGAAAGATAAAAATGATAAGAATATTTATTTAGCCAATGATAGTAACTATGCAGTTTACAAAGCCCCAGTCAGGAATGCTACATCTGCACCAATTACTAAACTGATTAAAAAGGCTAATATCAAATTAAAGATCCGTTTGAATATCATGAAACATGGTGTCTTTACGTTCTTTACGAATCCGGTTAGTTTAAAGACCTATTCGTACGTTATCAGCAGCAAAGAAGATGGCGAATATACAACAGCTTTATTTGATTCCAATACCAATGGATTGGTTACTTCAGAAGACAATGGGGTCTATACGTATAATTATGGCGAATCCAAACGATTGGTTTCGGATCATAATTCGGGAGAATTATCGTTTGAGGACTATACCGATACCTCAGTTCCTAAGACTAAGTTAGCCTTTTTACAACGAGGTTATCAAAAAGTCGTCAATCTACAGAATTCGATTTCCAATTTACGCTTGTACAGTGCTAATTGGGGCGACAAAGACTTAGTCTTTAGGGAGTATGTAGAAGGTTTTCCAATCTTTAAGAAGAGTCACTTTGGTTCAATTCGAATTAACTTTAGTCGTAAAGGCAGCACTGAGAACTTCTTGAACAAAGTGCTAGAAGTTCCAGTTCCATCTGATCAAGCAGCAACTAAGTTGAAATCAACTAACGACATTTTCAAAGGTTTGGAAAAAGTTGGTTATTCGCCAAATGATGTTCAAAATATCGAAGTAGCTTATCAATGGGAAAGTGAGACTGATAACGAAAAGGTGGTTGATTTGAAACCAACGTACTACATTAAGATTGACGGTCATTGGAAACCATATAGCGATTGGACAAACGATACTGCGGAGGATAAATAG